A window of Brachybacterium fresconis contains these coding sequences:
- the rpsB gene encoding 30S ribosomal protein S2, whose amino-acid sequence MAVVTMRQLLESGVHFGHQTRRWNPKVRRFIFTERNGIYIVDLMQTLSYIDKAFDFVKQTVAHGGTILFVGTKKQAQESIQEQATRVGMPFVNNRWLGGMLTNLQTVSARVNRLKELEQIDFEDVAASGRTKKELLMMRREKDKLERTLGGIRDMPKAPSAVWIVDTNKEHLAVDEAQKLSIPVVAILDTNCDPDEIAYPIPGNDDAIRSVTLLTRVVADAVAAGLQERHAKAAGGEKNVSAVAAEPLAEWEQELLKQSEVQQQDAPAEESVAAETAETAEDTEAAKAADESLTPAAPEAAEVPGSSAPADNAPAAAEAQAAETDEATSAE is encoded by the coding sequence ATGGCAGTCGTCACCATGCGCCAGCTCCTGGAGAGCGGCGTCCACTTCGGACACCAGACCCGTCGCTGGAACCCGAAGGTCCGTCGCTTCATCTTCACGGAGCGCAACGGCATCTACATCGTCGACCTCATGCAGACCCTGTCGTACATCGACAAGGCCTTCGACTTCGTCAAGCAGACGGTCGCCCACGGCGGCACCATCCTGTTCGTCGGCACCAAGAAGCAGGCTCAGGAGTCCATCCAGGAGCAGGCCACCCGCGTGGGCATGCCCTTCGTGAACAACCGCTGGCTGGGCGGCATGCTCACCAACCTGCAGACCGTCTCCGCGCGCGTGAACCGGCTCAAGGAGCTCGAGCAGATCGACTTCGAGGATGTGGCCGCCTCCGGCCGCACCAAGAAGGAGCTGCTGATGATGCGCCGCGAGAAGGACAAGCTCGAGCGCACCCTGGGCGGTATCCGCGACATGCCCAAGGCCCCGTCGGCCGTGTGGATCGTGGACACCAACAAGGAGCACCTGGCCGTCGACGAGGCGCAGAAGCTGAGCATCCCGGTCGTCGCGATCCTGGACACCAACTGCGACCCCGACGAGATCGCCTACCCGATCCCGGGCAACGATGACGCGATCCGCTCCGTCACGCTGCTGACCCGGGTCGTGGCCGACGCCGTCGCCGCCGGTCTGCAGGAGCGCCACGCCAAGGCCGCCGGCGGGGAGAAGAACGTCTCCGCCGTCGCCGCCGAGCCGCTGGCCGAGTGGGAGCAGGAGCTGCTGAAGCAGTCCGAGGTCCAGCAGCAGGACGCGCCGGCCGAGGAATCGGTCGCCGCCGAGACCGCCGAGACCGCCGAGGACACCGAGGCCGCGAAGGCTGCGGACGAGTCGTTGACCCCGGCAGCCCCCGAGGCCGCCGAGGTTCCCGGCAGCTCGGCCCCGGCCGATAACGCGCCCGCCGCCGCCGAGGCGCAGGCCGCCGAGACCGACGAGGCCACCTCCGCCGAGTGA
- the tsf gene encoding translation elongation factor Ts — protein MAKYTAADIKEIREITGAGMLDVKKALDEADGDKPKAIEVIRVKGLKGIAKREARTASEGLIAVDIRDGEGGRTGTLVELNSETDFVAKNDKFVALGDEAVAAAVASGAEQPEDLSETEFGEALTNAGATMGEKILVRRIGRVSGEAVTAYMHRTNKDLPPQVGVLVASDAAGAEVARDVAMHIAAFSPTYLTREEVPEEIVANERRIAQETAENENKPEKAIPKIVEGRLNGYYKENVLLDQAFAKDPKQSVGAIVEAAGGSLSGFVRFRVGG, from the coding sequence ATGGCCAAGTACACGGCCGCAGACATCAAGGAGATCCGGGAGATCACCGGCGCCGGCATGCTCGACGTCAAGAAGGCTCTCGACGAGGCTGACGGCGACAAGCCGAAGGCCATCGAGGTCATCCGCGTCAAGGGGCTCAAGGGCATCGCCAAGCGTGAGGCCCGCACCGCGTCCGAGGGCCTCATCGCCGTCGACATCCGCGACGGGGAGGGCGGCCGGACCGGTACCCTCGTCGAGCTCAATTCCGAGACCGACTTCGTGGCCAAGAACGACAAGTTCGTCGCCCTGGGCGACGAGGCCGTGGCCGCGGCGGTCGCCTCCGGCGCCGAGCAGCCCGAGGACCTCTCCGAGACCGAGTTCGGCGAGGCCCTGACCAACGCCGGCGCCACCATGGGCGAGAAGATCCTGGTGCGCCGCATCGGCCGCGTCTCCGGCGAGGCCGTCACCGCCTACATGCACCGCACCAACAAGGACCTGCCCCCGCAGGTCGGCGTGCTCGTCGCCTCCGATGCGGCCGGCGCCGAGGTCGCGCGCGACGTCGCGATGCACATCGCCGCGTTCTCCCCGACCTACCTCACCCGGGAGGAGGTCCCCGAGGAGATCGTCGCCAATGAGCGCCGCATCGCCCAGGAGACCGCCGAGAACGAGAACAAGCCCGAGAAGGCGATCCCGAAGATCGTCGAGGGCCGTCTGAACGGCTACTACAAGGAGAACGTCCTGCTCGACCAGGCGTTCGCCAAGGACCCGAAGCAGAGCGTCGGCGCCATCGTCGAGGCCGCAGGGGGCTCCCTGAGCGGATTCGTCCGCTTCCGCGTCGGCGGCTGA
- the pyrH gene encoding UMP kinase, giving the protein MTQTFTSPIPVLPRKQDGRRVLLKLSGEAFGGGAVGVDPDVVSRVAGEVAEGVAQGVECAIVVGGGNFFRGAELSQRGMDRRRADYMGMLGTVMNCLALQDFLEQRGVSTRVQTAIEMGQVAEPYIPLRAVRHLEKGRVVIFGAGAGMPYFSTDTVAVQRALEIGCEEVLMGKNGVDGVYDADPRTHPDAVKLDHVTYNDALQRGLKVVDSTAFSLCMDNAQQMMVFGLDAPGNITRAMRGDRIGTVVTHD; this is encoded by the coding sequence ATGACCCAGACGTTCACGTCACCCATCCCCGTTCTCCCCCGGAAGCAGGATGGACGCCGAGTCCTCCTGAAGCTGTCCGGCGAAGCCTTCGGGGGCGGTGCCGTCGGGGTCGACCCCGACGTGGTCTCCCGTGTCGCGGGGGAGGTCGCCGAAGGGGTGGCCCAGGGCGTCGAGTGCGCCATCGTCGTCGGCGGCGGCAACTTCTTCCGCGGTGCCGAGCTCTCCCAGCGCGGCATGGACCGCCGCCGCGCCGACTACATGGGGATGCTCGGCACCGTCATGAACTGCCTGGCGCTGCAGGACTTCCTCGAGCAGCGCGGAGTCTCCACCCGCGTGCAGACCGCCATCGAGATGGGCCAGGTCGCCGAGCCCTACATCCCGCTGCGCGCCGTGCGGCACCTGGAGAAGGGCCGCGTGGTCATCTTCGGCGCCGGCGCCGGCATGCCCTACTTCTCGACGGACACCGTCGCTGTCCAGCGCGCCCTGGAGATCGGCTGCGAGGAGGTCCTGATGGGCAAGAACGGGGTCGACGGCGTCTACGACGCGGATCCCCGCACCCACCCCGACGCCGTGAAGCTGGATCACGTCACCTACAACGACGCCCTCCAGCGCGGCCTCAAGGTCGTCGACTCCACCGCCTTCAGCCTGTGCATGGACAATGCCCAGCAGATGATGGTGTTCGGCCTTGACGCGCCGGGCAACATCACCCGGGCCATGCGCGGCGACCGGATCGGCACGGTCGTCACCCACGACTGA
- the frr gene encoding ribosome recycling factor, which translates to MSDDPASILKDAKTKMSKSVEVTKEEFTAIRTGRASAAMFQGITVEYYGAPTPLNQLASLQFPEARTVIVTPYDKSAMAQVETALRDSDLGVNPTNNGDTLRVVLPALTEERRRDYAKLAKTKAEDGRVAVRGSRGNAKKALEKLVKDGEIGEDEGSRAEKELETLTKTANEQIDEALSLKETELETI; encoded by the coding sequence GTGAGCGACGACCCCGCCAGCATCCTGAAGGACGCCAAGACCAAGATGTCCAAGTCCGTCGAGGTCACCAAGGAGGAGTTCACCGCGATCCGTACCGGCCGAGCCTCCGCCGCGATGTTCCAGGGCATCACGGTGGAGTACTACGGGGCGCCGACGCCGCTGAACCAGCTCGCCTCGCTCCAGTTCCCCGAGGCGCGCACGGTCATCGTCACGCCCTACGACAAGTCCGCCATGGCGCAGGTGGAGACCGCGCTGCGGGACTCCGACCTAGGGGTGAACCCCACCAACAACGGTGACACCCTCCGCGTCGTCCTGCCCGCGCTGACGGAGGAGCGGCGCCGGGACTACGCCAAGCTCGCCAAGACCAAGGCCGAGGACGGCCGGGTCGCGGTGCGCGGCTCCCGCGGCAACGCGAAGAAGGCGCTCGAGAAGCTGGTCAAGGACGGCGAGATCGGCGAGGACGAGGGCTCCCGCGCGGAGAAGGAGCTGGAGACGCTGACCAAGACCGCCAACGAGCAGATCGACGAGGCCCTGTCCCTGAAGGAGACCGAGCTCGAGACGATCTGA
- a CDS encoding phosphatidate cytidylyltransferase, protein MSIAPDTPPPTSASTPVEADVDAGDPAHAKRRGPGRNLPAAIAVGAGLGVVLLCTLFLLPQAFPVLVAAVMVLAVLELTRALAQGGLEVPPVPLLVGVIGMAVSTVVFDTEGLLVATAVAVCVLILWRVSESMGLTALRDVAGGVFCLAWVAFLGCFTLLLFNLEQGPLLVLLAVLGSVGNDIGGYVAGVLFGSHPMAPGISPKKSWEGFAGSLIMGVAAVTVVGLLALDLPWWIGVLLGVVLVTVSTCGDLSESLLKRDLGIKDMGHLLPGHGGVLDRVDSILIAAPTTYIMLEVLLP, encoded by the coding sequence GTGAGCATCGCCCCGGACACCCCGCCGCCGACGTCCGCCTCGACCCCTGTCGAGGCGGACGTCGACGCGGGCGATCCGGCGCACGCCAAGCGCCGCGGCCCGGGCCGCAACCTCCCCGCGGCCATCGCCGTGGGGGCGGGGCTGGGCGTCGTGCTGCTGTGCACGCTGTTCCTGCTCCCGCAGGCGTTCCCCGTGCTGGTGGCCGCGGTGATGGTGCTGGCGGTGCTCGAGCTCACCCGGGCGCTGGCCCAGGGCGGCCTCGAGGTTCCGCCCGTCCCGCTCCTGGTCGGCGTGATCGGCATGGCCGTCTCGACCGTCGTCTTCGACACGGAGGGACTGCTGGTGGCCACCGCCGTGGCCGTCTGCGTGCTGATCCTGTGGCGAGTCTCCGAATCCATGGGGCTGACCGCCCTGCGGGATGTCGCCGGGGGAGTATTCTGCCTGGCCTGGGTCGCGTTCCTGGGATGCTTCACCCTGCTGCTGTTCAACCTCGAGCAGGGGCCGCTGCTGGTGCTGCTGGCGGTGCTCGGCTCCGTCGGCAACGACATCGGCGGTTACGTGGCCGGAGTGCTGTTCGGGTCCCACCCGATGGCGCCGGGCATCAGCCCCAAGAAGAGCTGGGAGGGATTCGCCGGCTCCCTGATCATGGGCGTCGCCGCCGTCACCGTCGTGGGCCTGCTCGCGCTCGACCTGCCGTGGTGGATCGGGGTGCTCCTCGGCGTGGTCCTGGTGACCGTCTCCACCTGCGGCGACCTGTCCGAATCGCTTCTGAAGCGGGATCTCGGGATCAAGGACATGGGCCACCTCCTGCCGGGCCACGGCGGAGTGCTCGACCGCGTGGACTCGATCCTGATCGCCGCGCCCACCACCTACATCATGCTGGAGGTCCTGCTGCCATGA
- the rlmN gene encoding 23S rRNA (adenine(2503)-C(2))-methyltransferase RlmN, whose protein sequence is MNHPVDRPSDRPAGRPEKTAPAGAGLPDLSREAVPGEKIALAPGQLQLRPARRGKPPAHLADLTLDERIAAVEEMGLPGYRAKQLSVHYFEHFTTDPDDLTDLPKDRRQELVDRFFPPLLSVVSRQSADHGATQKFLWKLFDGPMVESVLMRYSDRVTLCISSEAGCGMNCPFCATGQMGLTRNLSAAEILEQVRIANKLLADGELPGGPGRVSNIVFMGMGEPLANYRPVATVCKRLNAPAPEGFGMGARHITVSTVGLAAAVRKLTAEKIPVTLAVSLHAPDDALRNELVPINTRFDIDEILDAAWEYFEATGRRVSIEYALIRDINDQAHRAQLLADRLIAKGGAHWIHVNPIPLNPVKGSKWTASDPFVEKQFVQTLRDAGISATIRDTRGSDIDGACGQLAAEVIETDEHREDREARIARVEAVAGAVD, encoded by the coding sequence ATGAACCATCCTGTCGACCGCCCCTCGGACCGTCCCGCCGGCCGCCCGGAGAAGACGGCTCCCGCCGGTGCGGGTCTGCCCGACCTCTCCCGCGAGGCCGTTCCCGGCGAGAAGATCGCCCTCGCCCCCGGCCAGCTGCAGCTGCGTCCCGCCCGCCGCGGCAAGCCGCCGGCGCACCTGGCGGACCTCACCCTCGACGAGCGCATCGCCGCGGTCGAGGAGATGGGCCTGCCCGGGTACCGCGCCAAGCAGCTGTCCGTGCACTACTTCGAGCACTTCACCACGGACCCCGATGACCTCACCGACCTGCCGAAGGACCGCCGCCAGGAGCTCGTAGACCGCTTCTTCCCGCCGCTGCTGAGCGTCGTCTCCCGGCAGTCCGCGGACCACGGCGCGACCCAGAAGTTCCTGTGGAAGCTGTTCGACGGCCCGATGGTCGAATCGGTCCTGATGCGCTACAGCGACCGCGTCACCCTGTGCATCTCCTCCGAGGCCGGCTGCGGCATGAACTGTCCCTTCTGCGCGACCGGCCAGATGGGTCTGACCCGCAACCTCTCGGCCGCCGAGATCCTCGAGCAGGTCCGCATCGCCAACAAGCTGCTGGCCGACGGCGAGCTGCCCGGCGGGCCCGGGCGCGTCTCCAACATCGTGTTCATGGGGATGGGCGAGCCGCTGGCGAACTACCGGCCCGTGGCCACCGTGTGCAAGCGGCTGAACGCCCCCGCGCCCGAGGGCTTCGGCATGGGCGCGCGCCACATCACCGTCTCGACCGTGGGTCTGGCCGCGGCCGTGCGCAAGCTGACCGCCGAGAAGATCCCGGTCACCCTCGCCGTCTCCCTGCATGCGCCCGACGACGCGCTGCGCAACGAGCTGGTGCCGATCAACACCCGCTTCGACATCGACGAGATCCTCGACGCGGCCTGGGAGTACTTCGAGGCCACCGGGCGCCGCGTGAGCATCGAGTACGCCCTGATCCGGGACATCAACGACCAGGCGCATCGGGCCCAGCTGCTCGCGGACCGTCTGATCGCCAAGGGTGGGGCCCACTGGATCCACGTCAACCCGATCCCGCTCAACCCCGTCAAGGGATCGAAGTGGACCGCCTCCGATCCCTTCGTCGAGAAGCAGTTCGTCCAGACCCTGCGCGACGCCGGCATCTCCGCGACCATCCGCGACACCCGCGGCTCGGACATCGACGGCGCCTGCGGCCAGCTCGCGGCCGAGGTCATCGAGACCGATGAGCATCGCGAGGACCGCGAGGCGCGGATCGCGCGCGTCGAGGCCGTCGCCGGAGCGGTCGACTGA
- a CDS encoding DivIVA domain-containing protein — protein MSTSFERVSRFSVGYDMREVDDFLARARTAYEGRDPEFSGADITSASFGTERGGYDMRVVDEALDRLSDAFALQSRDDAIASTGEDVWVAQLTERAESLKERLERPAGDRFAPASQGEPSYDKADVDALCDQLVAYFTDGLPMSVDDVRRSAFRRRRGAEGYREAVVDVYLDHVADVMASVP, from the coding sequence GTGAGCACATCGTTCGAGCGCGTCTCTCGCTTCAGCGTCGGATACGACATGCGCGAGGTCGACGACTTCCTCGCGCGCGCCCGCACCGCCTACGAGGGGCGCGACCCCGAGTTCTCCGGGGCGGACATCACCTCGGCCAGCTTCGGGACCGAGCGCGGCGGCTATGACATGCGGGTGGTCGACGAGGCGCTGGACCGCCTCTCCGACGCCTTCGCCCTGCAGTCCCGCGACGACGCCATCGCCTCGACGGGCGAGGACGTCTGGGTCGCCCAGCTCACCGAGCGCGCCGAGAGCCTCAAGGAGCGCCTGGAGCGCCCCGCCGGGGACCGCTTCGCCCCGGCCTCGCAGGGCGAGCCGTCCTACGACAAGGCCGACGTCGATGCGCTGTGCGATCAGCTGGTCGCCTACTTCACGGACGGACTGCCGATGAGCGTCGACGACGTGCGGCGATCCGCCTTCCGGCGCCGTCGCGGAGCCGAGGGCTACCGCGAGGCCGTGGTCGACGTCTACCTGGACCACGTCGCGGACGTGATGGCCTCCGTGCCGTGA
- a CDS encoding M50 family metallopeptidase, whose product MSAALFALGVLVVAAGLALSIALHEIGHLVPAKLFGVRVTQYMIGFGPTIWSRTRGETEYGVKAFPLGGYIRMIGMFPPHRGEPEGTIREDSTGLLQQMTEMSEDAKAYETSQYGPEDAHRTFVALSVPKKLVVMLGGPTMNLLISVVLMTVMVSGIGMPAVTPTVQAVSECVLPAEAPADTSCEGEQPAPALAAGIRPGDTLRSIDGREISTWSDVTSAIRASGDRTVPVVVERDGETLELEATPIVDARPVLDEDGAAVRDAEGNLVTEQVGFLGVSGTPDLVPRSPAVVPELAWTTFSRTGELVLTLPVRLYEVGQAAFGSAERDPNGPLGVVGVSRLAGEVAAADQPGFELREKVGTMISMLASLNMALFVFNLVPLLPLDGGHVAGALVEGVRRLLARLRGKGDPGPVDMSRLLPLTNVVALVFLLMSVLLLYADIVKPITLFP is encoded by the coding sequence ATGAGCGCGGCCCTGTTCGCCCTCGGCGTCCTGGTCGTCGCCGCGGGCCTGGCGCTCTCGATCGCCCTGCACGAGATCGGGCACCTGGTCCCGGCCAAGCTCTTCGGCGTCCGCGTCACCCAGTACATGATCGGCTTCGGGCCGACGATCTGGTCCCGCACGCGCGGCGAGACCGAGTACGGCGTCAAGGCCTTCCCCCTCGGCGGATACATCCGCATGATCGGCATGTTCCCGCCGCACCGCGGCGAGCCCGAGGGCACCATCCGCGAGGACTCCACCGGTCTGCTCCAGCAGATGACCGAGATGTCCGAGGACGCCAAGGCCTACGAGACCTCCCAGTACGGCCCCGAGGACGCGCACCGCACCTTCGTGGCGCTGTCGGTGCCCAAGAAGCTCGTGGTGATGCTGGGCGGGCCGACGATGAACCTGCTGATCTCCGTGGTGCTGATGACGGTGATGGTCAGCGGTATCGGCATGCCGGCGGTCACCCCCACGGTCCAGGCGGTCTCCGAGTGCGTGCTGCCGGCGGAGGCTCCCGCCGACACGAGCTGCGAGGGCGAGCAGCCCGCTCCCGCCCTCGCCGCCGGGATCCGACCAGGGGACACCCTGCGCTCCATCGACGGCCGCGAGATCAGCACGTGGTCCGACGTGACCAGCGCGATCCGGGCCAGCGGCGACCGCACCGTGCCCGTGGTCGTCGAGCGGGACGGCGAGACGCTCGAGCTCGAGGCGACCCCGATCGTCGACGCCCGCCCGGTGCTCGACGAGGACGGGGCCGCCGTGCGGGACGCGGAGGGGAACCTGGTCACGGAACAGGTCGGCTTCCTCGGGGTCTCGGGCACCCCCGATCTGGTGCCCCGGTCCCCGGCCGTCGTGCCGGAGCTGGCCTGGACCACCTTCTCGCGGACCGGGGAGCTGGTCCTCACCCTGCCCGTGCGGCTGTACGAGGTCGGCCAGGCCGCTTTCGGCAGCGCCGAGCGCGACCCGAACGGCCCGCTCGGCGTGGTCGGCGTGTCGCGCCTGGCCGGGGAGGTCGCCGCCGCCGATCAACCCGGGTTCGAGCTGCGCGAGAAGGTCGGCACCATGATCTCGATGCTGGCCTCGCTGAACATGGCTCTGTTCGTGTTCAACCTGGTGCCGCTGCTGCCGCTGGACGGCGGCCACGTGGCCGGAGCGCTGGTCGAGGGGGTGCGACGGCTCCTGGCCCGCCTGCGCGGGAAGGGGGACCCGGGTCCCGTGGACATGTCGCGCCTGCTGCCGCTGACCAATGTGGTCGCGCTCGTCTTCCTGCTGATGTCGGTGCTGCTGCTGTACGCCGACATCGTCAAA